The region AAGGAAAGGACAGTTCAAGTAAGGATAGGTAGAACAAGCTCCAAGTCAGTTAAAATAGGTGATGGTACCCCTCAAGGAAACATCAGTAGTCCAGTTCTTTTTAATGTCATGATAAATGATATCTTTGATCAGATAGGGACAGGATTTGGCAAATTGCTGTTTGTAGACGATGGTGCAATCTGAAAAAGAGGAAGAAACGTCAAGTATATATTAAAGCAGGTACAAAAGGCTTTAAGATCAGTTGAAAACTTGGCAAATAAATGGGGTTTCAGCATTTCTGCTTCTGAGTCCAAATATATGATTTTTGGCTTTAGAAGAAAGATTCCTGATTTTGAATTGTGTCTATATGATTCTCCATTAGAAAAACTCAAGGTATTCAAGTTTTTAGGTGTCTAGTTTGATGAAAGACTTACTTGGACAATTCATATAGATAAAACAATTGAAAAGTGtgaggaagttttaaatgttATGAGAAGTATTGCTGGATGTGGCTGGGAAGCAGGACAggaaactatgtacttaatatatCTAGCTATGATTAGATCAGTTATTGAATATGGTTGTATTGCTTATGGTTCTGCTGCTACAGCAGTGTTTGAAAAATTAGACTCTTTGCAGTCTAAAGCACTTAGACTCTGTTGTGGAGCTTTTAGAACAACATCAGTCCCTATATTATGTGTGGAGATGGGAGAAGCACCTCTACGTTTAAGACGAGTTAAGTTGGGCCTGCAGTATTGGGCAAAACTAAATGGCTTCAATCACAGCTGTCCATCAAAATGTCTTTTGCAGGAAATGTTGGAGCatcaaagtaaaattaaaagatGTCCATTTTTAGATTTGGTTAATAACTGGGCTGTGAAATTGAAACAGATCGAGGAAGACATAGCTGACCAAATGTGCTTACCACCCGTTCCTTTTTGGCTTTTGCCAAAACCAGAAGTAGACCTTTTTCTCCTTTTTCAGCTTCAAGGAAGCAGGGCAATTTCAACAGTGTTGATCataaatgaatatttaaataataaattgGAATCTTATCTGAAGATTTTTACTGATGGCTCAATGGACCCAGAGAGCAGTAAGGCAGGATTTGGGATATACGTGTCTCAACTTGGAATTGAGATTAGTCACTGGGTTTCAGATGGTGTTTCTGTCTTTGCAACAGAATTATTAGCAAACCTCTGGGCCTTATGGTGGATAGAAGACTCTCGACCATGCAGGGTTATCATCTGTTCGGATTCTGCTGCTGCCTTAGGGGCTATAACAGGGAATAAATCAAAAGCTTGTCCtgacatagttctttcctttcagttagtcctgacgaagggtctcggcccgaaacgtcgacagtgcttctcctatagatgctgcctcctgctgtgttccaccagcattttgtgtgtgttgcctgacaTAGTTGTTGAGATtctcttagttttgtttagagtagggaagatgggttgtgaagtcagatttacatggatacctgggcatgctggggtggaggtaaatgaaattgtggatggcattgcaaagtcttccttGCAGAGCGGGCAAGTAGGAATTAGAGTATCcctaggcagagcagaattgagaagtaggattttaaaaaaaaggtatagagaagaaatggcaggaggattggaaaaatgaattaaagggaaggcatttcttttctagtcacccactgtttaaaaaggtctcagactgttactctttaaatcaTAGAGATATGGTGAAACTAACAAGACTTATGTTGGGGCATTGTGGGCTAGactattacttaaagataataggaaaacatcccactggattatgtgactgtggtagtccagagacagttcaacatgttttgctgagttgcaatcgatataaaattgaaagaagcatattgttcaagaggctgtccaacttaaatgtattttgtttttctattaaatctttgtttggccaccaagagaacCACCATCTGATTGAAGAGTTTATTATTCAGTTTCTACGTGTGACTAGTTTATTTTCGAAAATTTGAGTTTCTTGAAATTCCATAATTAATTTTACATCCTGCGGAGGGCAGTAATACGCCTAGGTGCATCTAAACTGCcggaaatagaagaagaagaagaagaaaaggatcagttattgttcagaccaaacatcagaatgggaagaaatgtgatctaagtgattttcaccatggaattattgttggtgccagatggggtggtttgagtgcctcagaagctgctgatctcttgggattttctcaCACAGCATTttctagagaatggtgcaagaaaacaTACTACCTAGTGAGCAGCGGTTctttgggtgaaaacaccttgttaatgagaggggtcaggaaggaatggccagactagttcaggctgacaggaaggggacAGTAGGCCCTCTGATCTGGGTTGACCATGAAGGTTGCATCCTACGCAAGCCAGTGCAGTCCaacgtggagagcaagctgttgcccatgcaacagGCTCCTCTCGGCACACAAAACTGTTAAGTCTAAAGGGGCAGCTGAGACCAATCAGTTTGACACCAGCAACAGcacaagagttgccagtcaacattgaactcgatgtaggactgccttaggcactccagctctggatttccttccccgtgagtgggtatagtcgcaaggcaacagaggtttgagatcagtgcttttcttctcctagatgagctgccaaccatggctgatgagccccatctgcctgaagtgactggtctTAAAGTGCCAGTAACCCATCTCTTCCCCTTCTTTCAGTAGAAATGGTCCTGCCAGACTTAGTAGATATAGTAGATAAGCCACATgtggttgtcaaaggctatttgagatgcacgccattgggagcatttaataggtagtaaaGGCTCGACTccattactccccccccccccggctatgTCAACGTTAAGGAaccagaaggtgacagtaacccaaataaaatgcattacaatagtggtgtgcagaagcatacactcagtggccaccttatcaggtacaggaggtacccaataaagtgcACACTGTATATATTTCATTGAAAGGAAAATTGTGACAACAGTATTTTGAAGTGGTTCCAAATTGTTCAAAAGTGACAAGCATATGCGTGGGTAAAAGATTTATCTCTAATAAAAATTTACTAAAGGAAAAAGTAGAATGATTCAGAAAGCTGAAAAGAATTAAtactgggaagagtttaaagAAGCTAGACATACTTTATAGATGAGAAATCCATCAGTTAAAAGTGAACTAACTATAACTGCGTTCCTGAATAAAAAGAGCATgagacacataaaatgctggaggaactcagcaggatggGTGATATCTCTGGAGAAGAATAAGCAGACaacataggtgctgcctgacctactgagttcctccagcattttgtatttgttgctctggatttccagcaactgcagaatctatTAGGTTCTGAAAATAAAGTTGCACTGTATAGAATCTGGAAAGTAAAAGTAAATTTCAAGtcatataagtcagtgataataaatttgattataATTCTGAGCTGAGTGAGCCAGTTGATGTGATGTGTTTAGAATCTCAGAAGAACTCTTAAGTTGCAACATTATAAAGTCATCATCATGATCAGAAGTCTGTGATGTATATCAATGGGGGAATCAAGTGTAAtatatccaagtttgctgatgatataaaacTAGGTTATATTAGGATGCACAAAGGTTCTATGGGGATATAATGAATGGGCAAGTGCATGGCAGATGTAATATGTAGGAAATAAGAGGTCATCCACTTTAGTAGcaaaaaagaaaatttaaatagTGATATTGAATTTGAGGGACCTGGGTGTATATCATTTAGATTACATGTAAGAGCAACAAGCACTTAGGAAAATATCTGGTCAGATTGCATCTAACATATTGTGCACAGGTGTGGTTTCCCTAACTAAGCAGGGTTACAATTGTAATAGAGGAGGTGCagtgaaggttcaccagattgatttgtGAGATGGAGGATTTGTTAATCGAGGAGAGATTAAATAGACTGTGCCTATGCACTTAAAGAAGAGTGAGTGATGATTTCatgaaaatgttaaaaaaaaattctcgaGAGGCTTGTTAAGGTAATCAGAGTAAATATTTCTCCCTactgaggtgggggagggggttgcagtttcaaaataatGGGCTGACTATTCAGTTAACGGAGGAGAAGAATAGACTTTTTcaaccagagggtgatgaatctttagaattctctaTCCAAGAGGATTGTGCTGTAGTATATTCAAGGCCAAGATCAatagatttttggatattaagggaatcaaaGCCCTCATGACTGATCTTTCCCATTAAAAGATGAGTTATCTTTAACTCCGTTTGCCAACTTATGGTGTATTGGTACAATATTTGTAAAACTACAAATGCAGAGGGGTTCTATTAAATTGCATAAATGTACTTTTTGGACAAatgcgcatgtgtgtgtgtgcctctCAGTGCTTCATTTTGATAATTCTGTGTTTTCATATGTAATTGTTCAAAACTGAATTcaaacaaatttaaaaataagtAATGCTGCTTATTTGCATACAACTGGAACACCCCTCCTCCAATAATGTCAAAATGAGCATGGGTGCTGTACCTAAATTATTAATAGAGTGTTCGGAAATGAGATTAGGGGAGGTTAAATCAATTACATGTGAGAAGCAGAGAAAGAAGGGTTCTAGTAATTGAACTGTAGAGTTACTTGTTTTAATTCACAGAGACTGAAGATACATGGTAATCGTGTCTATCCTGATAATTATTGTAATAAATGTCAAAAAGAAATGTCTTAATTGCTATTTCAAAATAGTCACATAAACTGCTCAAGTGCAGTCATAATCCAGCTTTACTATTGTAGTGTGATAAAAATCAGCTGAAGTTTTCAATACCTACCACTTTAACAATGGCGGTTGAACTGGACTTGAAATAGCACTTTTAATTCTGTCTTGAACAGTATGAAAGTAAAGGGTGAGACACATGAGACGACAGTAGCAGGAACCTGGAGCAAAaaaaagttgctggaggaacttagcagtttGAGCAGCATctggtttttttttgggggggagggagggatgtaACAAATCATTGACTTCTtggtcaagaccctgcatcaggactgaggtgtctaggttgggattggtgtggagtgCTGAGTATTCGGATGGGATGAAGTGAGTGGGGAAGTTAAGGCAGTTGATGTGATGGCAGTAAGAAATGAAAACGTCAAGAGAGGATAAAAGGCCCAAATGGGGTGCAGAAAAGAAAGGGGAGTGTTGGAGATCTGAAAAAGAGCTATCAGTGAGGGGAGAGGAAAAGAGCACCATTTTTCTGCACAGAAGAGTGGGTCCAGAATTCATCATGCTGGGGCACAAGAGTACAAAAGTAAGTCCTTGGCAGATGATTAACCACTCAGCATCAAAGGGGGGTAGGTCAGAAGGGGTGATCGGGTGATGTGATGAAGACCTGACAGGCAATGGGGCAAAGCCTATATGGTCAGAAGTGGGAGACTAATGGGAAGGGAGGGTGAGGTGatggggggaagaggaggttcagggaaaggggagaggaagAGTGGTGCTGCAGGTAGGATACTAGGTGGGGGAGGGGCAAGGAGCCCATGGTGAGAACTGTGACATGGGGAAAAGGAGTAAGATCCAGTGGAGTGTTGTGAACCTGGAGCTGAGCAAGTTTCTGATCCTTCTGAGTTGATACGGCAGAGGTTGCAGAAGAATTTCAGACCCTGGTACATCTGGGAGAGTGAGGTCCCAGGGCTGCAGGAGGGAATCAAAGGCATGGCAGAGTATGGGATGTAAAGGGAAAACTGGGGAGGAGTGATGAATTGAATGCACGTACTTCAGATCCTAGCTGGGGGAAAAactgcaaaaaatagaaatagagctgGAAGCTTGCAGAACAAGATGGCGATGAAGgcatgtcctgatgaaggttgtggCTGTAGTAATGTGTTTTAATAAGAATGTCTGAAGAGCTggggcaacagtgagaaggagtTGGAAAACTGCTGTCAAAGAGATGAAGAAAATCTCTTCAAAATCAGCATGTCTTGAGGAGACTTTGCAGTGAAGTTGCAGAAATGAGaggcagatgatggaatctggagcacaaccaaataacaatagacaataggtgcagaagtagaccattcagcccttcgagcctgcaccgccattttgagataatggctgatcaattcctatcaatacccagttcctgccttgtccccatatccctcgattcccctatccataagatagctatctagctccttcttgaaagcatccagagaattggccttcactaccttccgaggcagtgcattccagacccccacaactctctgggagaagaagtttttccttaactctgtcctaaatgacctaccccttattctcaaaccatgccctctggtactggactctcccagcatctggaacatatttcctgcctctatcttgtccaatcccttaataatcttagatgtttcaatcagatcccctctcaatctccttaattccagcgtgtacaagcccagtctctctaatctccctgcgtaagacagtccagacatcccaggaattaacctcgtgaatctacgctgcacttcctctacagccaggatgtccttccttaaccctggagaccaaaactgtacacaatactccaggtgtggtctcacctgggctctgtacaaatgcaagaggatttccttgctcttgtactcaattccctttgtaataaaggccaacattccattaaccttcttcactgcctgctgcacttgctcattcaccttcagtgactgatgaacaaggactccgagatctctttgtattactcccttacccaactctatacagttcagataataatctgccttcctgttcttactcccaaagtggataacctcacacttattcatattaaacgccatctgccaagtatctgcccactcacccagcctatccaagtcaccctgaattctcctaacatcctcatcacatgtcacactgccacccagcttagtatcatcagcaaatttgctgatgttattttctatgccttcatccaaatcgttaacgtaaatggtaaacagctgtggtcccaataccgagccctgtggcaccccactagtcaccacctgccattccgagaaacacccgttcaccgctaccctttgctttctatctgccaaccagttttctatccatgtcaatgccttccccccgatgccctgagctttgattttacccaccaatcttctatgtgggaccgtatcaaatgtcttctgaaaatcgaggtacactacatccactggatctccccccgtctaacttcctggttacatcctcgaaaaactccaacagattagtcaagcatgatttacccttggtaaatccatgctggctcgacccaatcctatcactgctatctagatatgccactatttcatccttaataatggactctagcatctttcccaccaccgatgtcaggctgacagatctccctccttcctttcttataaagtgggataacattagccattctccaatcctcaggaactgatcctgaatctaaggaacattggaaaatgattaccaatgcatccgcaatttccagggccacctcctttagtaccctagggtgcagaccatctggacctggggatttgtcagccttcagtcccatcagtcttctcatcaccgtttccttccgaatgtcaatctgtttcatttcctctgttaccctatgtccttggcccatccatacatctgggagattgcttgtgtcttccttagtgaagactgatctaaagtacttattaaattcttctgccatttctctgttttccataacaatttcacccaattcattcttcaagggcccaacattgttcttaactatcttctttctcttcacatacctaaaaaagcttttgctatcctcctttatattcctggctagcttgcgttcgtacctcattttttctccccgtattgtctttttagttaagttctgttgttccttaaaaatttcccaatcatctgtcctcccactcaccttagctctgtcatatttcctttttttaatgctatgcagtctctgacttcctttgtcaaccactgtggcccctttcccccctttgaatccttccttctctgggggatgaactgattttgcaccttgtgcattattcccaagaatacctgccattgctgttccactgtcttttctgctaggctatccgtccagtcaactttggccagctcctccctcatggctccatagtttcccctgttcatctgcaacactgacacctccgagctgcccttatccttctcaaattgcagataaaagcttatcatattgtgatcactacctcctaatggctcctttactgcgagatcgcttatcaaatcctgtgcattacataacactaaatccagaatagtcttctccctggtcagctctcgtacaagttgttccaagaatgcatcccgtaggcactctacaaactccctatcctgtggtccagcaccaacctgattctcccagttcacctgcatgttgaaatcccccataactactgcgacattacctttgccacatgccaatgttaactccctattcaacttgcacccgatatccatgctactgtttggtggcctgtagacaacacccattagggtccttttgcccttactgttcctcaattctatccacacagactctacttctcctgaccctatgtcccccccttgcaaaggactgaatctcattcctcaccaacagggccaccccaccccctctgcccacatttctgtccctacgatagcacgtatacccttgtacattcatttcccaggtctgatctccctgcagccatgtctccgttatcccaacaacatcatagttacccattcgcacctgggcttcaagctcatccgccttattcctgacactttgtgcattcagatatagaatttttaacccatttctcctctctctgtttgaatcgctgcctattgtgcttaacccagctccccaaactcccatcgggctatacgcccctagaattttgttgtccttcctacatttacttattctttcaacacatttaactccatgttccgtcagaccatccctctgtacacgagtcctccttatcacttgttccgccccaccttcctctactacacacttaatattccggaaccgtgtcctttattcttcctctcgctatcctctctcaaattctggatccccgccccctgcaaatttagtttaaacccccccccccccccccccccaaggagctctagcaaacttccctgcaagaatgttagtaccactccagttcaggtgtaaactgtcccttcggaacagatcccaccttccctggaacaaggcccaattatctacaaacctgaagccctccctcctgcaccatcctctcagccacgtattaatctttataatcctcctgttccttgcctcactcgcacgtggcacaggtagcaatcctgagattgttaccctggaggtcctgctcttcagctttgcacctaacttcctgaactccctacgcaggaccccctcactcatcctacccacgtcattggtccccacatggaccacaacatctggattcttgccctccctctcgagaataacctgcacccgatctgagatgtctcggaccccggcgccagggaagcaacataccatctgagactcccaatcttccccacaaagtctcctatccgcccccctgactatagaatcccctatcactaccgctctcttctcttccctcctccctttcctagtcacgggtccaacctcagtgccagagacaggaccactgcaacttgttcctggtaggtcatcccccaccagcagtatccaaaacggtatacttatttttgatggaaacggccacaggggtctcttctctctctctctctgctccccctgcctctcttgactgtcacccatttgcctacctcctgtcttttcggtgtgactgcctctcgataactcttatctatctctgcctctgcctcccgaatgatccgtagttcatccagctcttgctccaattccctaactcggtctgataggagctgcagctggatgcacctattgcaggtgtagtcatcagggacaactgtgttgaccctgacctcccacatactgcatacggagcacaccactgctctaaccgtctcccccattacctgatcccagattagtcaaaataaatgaaaagcaggcttcttgccgaagttctcttgcgccgaagcccgctgagccaaagcccagcactctgctcctgcgcactccgctgcccgcaccgacactgcccgctcctgaaagtgggtcgctttttaaagcccgcgctcgccactgacgtcacccgcgcttgcgcagctttaccttcctcaggtattctccaggtaggtccgagggtctcggcctacctacaacggctgatcctccgatctccaatcgtatgtcgatcacgagcactccttactcccgctccgctgcTCGCACCGACACACAGGAGGAATTCTGATGCAGAGTCCCAACCGGTAATGTTGAAAATTCCGCCCCACCTTCCCAATTAGCCCACTGCAGATCATGTCCTACCAGCAgtttgatttttattttgaaaGTCAAAGTTAGTTGACCTTGGGTGATTTGGATTTCAATACCTTAGCTTGGGTTGACTTTTTTTTGGCTTGAATGTGTTAAGTATCTAAGTACTTgtaatgaggaaaggttgaactaCTCCACCATAGCTGCCACTTCTACATGCACAGCTTTATAGGAAGTAAATTTCAACAAGGAATGTTATATAGATTGGTTATACCTCTATCTCCTATTACAATGAAACTCCAATAATCCACTATCCCATTGATGAGAAATCCCAATCATTTAATATCCGGTTCACCAGGCCCCTGTTCCCATTGAGATAGAGTTATAACTAATCTATACAACATTCCTTGCTGGAATGGACTTCCTGTATGCCATTTTTAAAGATCATTTCAAAAATATTATTCCAATAATTGGAATATTTGCCTACCTGCTCAGCAAAGTGAAGGTACAAGAAAATAAACGCTAATCGAAGTATTGAAACTCAAATGACATACATGTATCAGTAATCTTACAATCTGATTCCACTGTGTTTTCTGGAGAATAATTACTTGATGGAGCATAGCTCAGAATGGTAAAAACAAATGTCTATCAATAAATCAAagttaatatttttaaaatagtaCTTAAATGAAAACATCGAACAAATATTTGATAAGCTGTTTTCTTTTGTTAACAGGCAGATGTGAATAATTTGAGGAACTTCCTTTCAGCTTTAAGGCTGGCTCACCGAGGTAGTGAAATAGACAGTATATCACTGTCCAACCTGGCTCCAGTGAAAACCTCTGAAGTCGAAAAACCAAAAACCAAAATGGTAATAACGTCAAGAAAGGATTATCCTATTACTACAAATTTTCCATACTCTCTAGAATTTCTGCAGGTTTCCTTCTGCAAACTGGCACGTGTAGATATGCGAATGCTTTGCCTACGAAGACTACGAAAACTGGATCTTAGTAATAACCACATACGCAAACTTCCAGCTACCATTGGAGACCTTGCTTGCCTATCTGTGCTTGTTTTGCATAATAACTacctggaaacattcagcatcgGATTGTGTAATTCCACTTTGCAAAAATCACTGCAATTTTTGGACTTGAGCCACAACCATTTACGAGCTCTCCCTCTTCAGTTTTGTCAACTGCAAGAACTCGTTCATCTAAAGCTGGACGATAATGAGTTACTCCAACTTCCTTACAGGATAGGACAGCTAACTAAACTGCGCTTCCTTACAGCAGCACGCAACAAGTTGCCTTATCTTCCGTGTGATTTCCAGTTGCTATGCCTTGAGAATGTGGATCTATTTGGAAATCCCTTTGAACACCCCAACCCTCTCATTCCAACAATACATTTGCAGATACCAATGACTCTATTAGAGTCTGCAGCAAGAGCAACAATAAATTACAGGTAAAAGATCTTAACATTTTGTTTAAATTACAAAGATTATTAATGAATTTTCTGTAGTTTAGCAGCAATGTGAAATGGTcaattgagcatatttaaagttACTTTCAAGAGATAATTAGTATCTAAGATCTAACTGCATTTCACACCTCCCACCCTCCCTCATTTTTCTTATTTTTGTTTGCCAAAACCCAAGGGTTCTAGAGCAAATGCAATATCACACTAAATGAGATTTACCTGAACCTTCCTTTTCAATAACCTTGACTAATCAAACTGTTGTAGTTTAGTAAGTTCATCCAAATTAAGGGGGAAATACTTTCTGTTAGAACCTCTTTGCTTTCTCCTTTCTCCCAAGGTGAATGTGATATGGCAACAACCTAATGACATTGATAGGGGAACTATAAATTCAAATTCATGGTTTGGATGAGCCTCTGATCTTCAAATGATACCTAGCTGCCTCAAAAAGATTAGAGCTTTTAAAATAACACAGCATAAAGTAATGCAACAAATCAACCTATTAATATTCTGCATCTTGCGTAAAATCTAGTATCAGACAGAAATTAATTTGCATTGTCATTTATCTCCATCACGGAAATGGTCTGGAATAGCTTTTAGGTACATTGTTGTTTAAAGGTTGCTTAAGTTGCATCCTGAATCATGCATAGATTCATTCTGTTCTAACTAAATATGTTTTTTC is a window of Hemitrygon akajei chromosome 3, sHemAka1.3, whole genome shotgun sequence DNA encoding:
- the lrr1 gene encoding leucine-rich repeat protein 1 isoform X3, whose protein sequence is MKLQCEVEVINRMLPTFGMRNRGKGNRAVLSIGKHHDRGIKNNSATIHLLICTIKDKSGCKYKLKENIEQFFTKFVEEGKATIRLKEPAVDVCLNKADVNNLRNFLSALRLAHRGSEIDSISLSNLAPVKTSEVEKPKTKMVITSRKDYPITTNFPYSLEFLQVSFCKLARVDMRMLCLRRLRKLDLSNNHIRKLPATIGDLACLSVLVLHNNYLETFSIGLCNSTLQKSLQFLDLSHNHLRALPLQFCQLQELVHLKLDDNELLQLPYRIGQLTKLRFLTAARNKLPYLPCDFQLLCLENVDLFGNPFEHPNPLIPTIHLQIPMTLLESAARATINYRITYGPHILPAHLCRDLDLFKRCLCRRPCLNSFIQIVVNLNLHQVSHTVVLVDNMGGTEAPILYYFCSLTCYSQFLDKYQQRNR
- the lrr1 gene encoding leucine-rich repeat protein 1 isoform X1 yields the protein MSTVSDHFITDTMKLQCEVEVINRMLPTFGMRNRGKGNRAVLSIGKHHDRGIKNNSATIHLLICTIKDKSGCKYKLKENIEQFFTKFVEEGKATIRLKEPAVDVCLNKADVNNLRNFLSALRLAHRGSEIDSISLSNLAPVKTSEVEKPKTKMVITSRKDYPITTNFPYSLEFLQVSFCKLARVDMRMLCLRRLRKLDLSNNHIRKLPATIGDLACLSVLVLHNNYLETFSIGLCNSTLQKSLQFLDLSHNHLRALPLQFCQLQELVHLKLDDNELLQLPYRIGQLTKLRFLTAARNKLPYLPCDFQLLCLENVDLFGNPFEHPNPLIPTIHLQIPMTLLESAARATINYRITYGPHILPAHLCRDLDLFKRCLCRRPCLNSFIQIVVNLNLHQVSHTVVLVDNMGGTEAPILYYFCSLTCYSQFLDKYQQRNR
- the lrr1 gene encoding leucine-rich repeat protein 1 isoform X2, whose translation is MDTMKLQCEVEVINRMLPTFGMRNRGKGNRAVLSIGKHHDRGIKNNSATIHLLICTIKDKSGCKYKLKENIEQFFTKFVEEGKATIRLKEPAVDVCLNKADVNNLRNFLSALRLAHRGSEIDSISLSNLAPVKTSEVEKPKTKMVITSRKDYPITTNFPYSLEFLQVSFCKLARVDMRMLCLRRLRKLDLSNNHIRKLPATIGDLACLSVLVLHNNYLETFSIGLCNSTLQKSLQFLDLSHNHLRALPLQFCQLQELVHLKLDDNELLQLPYRIGQLTKLRFLTAARNKLPYLPCDFQLLCLENVDLFGNPFEHPNPLIPTIHLQIPMTLLESAARATINYRITYGPHILPAHLCRDLDLFKRCLCRRPCLNSFIQIVVNLNLHQVSHTVVLVDNMGGTEAPILYYFCSLTCYSQFLDKYQQRNR